The following is a genomic window from Pseudopipra pipra isolate bDixPip1 chromosome 2, bDixPip1.hap1, whole genome shotgun sequence.
ATGTGTAATAAGTAGATAAATGGTCTTAATATGTGAAATTACTTCAAGAAGCCACataatattttaagttttaaacAATCTGAGCTCAGCACCAACTACTtcaaaaatctctttaaaactgaacaattttttcctagaaaaatattcttttgagTGTAGAGAAAGTGATCCAAAACACCTGTCCCTTTACAGGGAAAACCTCCCTGAGGCCAAGGGTGGAAAGAagacagctgctgctgccaggatgCTCCTGGCTGCAGAGGGATCACTGTGCCTTGCTCGAAAAATgagattttgctttcattttttaacaCAGTCTGGATCAGCCTCTACTACCTGGCTTTCTACGTGGTGATGTCAGGGCTGTTCGCACTCTCCATTTATTCTTTAATGAGGACAATTAATCCATATGAACCGGATTACCAAGACCAGCTGAAATCCCCAGGTATGGCCAGGGTCCCGCAAcggctgtgtggggctgggctgggctgagaggCATTGGCAGAGCCCAGGCATGAGGGGGGACCAATGTGGTATAAATCAGGTCAATTCTGCCCAAATGATCCCTGCAAAGTTTAACCTCTGCCTGAAAACACAATcaggctttaaaaaatattggcacatttatttaatttattaagtattaatttatatatgaataaataatataatatacattagataatatataaacatataccataaaataatacaaaatttcatatatatatatacattaatttatttaatcaCACTACTGAGCTAATCAGTGCCTGCCTGTAGCAGTCACCTGCAAGAGGAGGAGGCTTTCATGGGCTGTGGGGCACCTCCTgtccccatgggcagggatCAATCCCTGGAGAAAGCCTGGGTTCTGCTCCAACCCCACAAGCACCATGGAGGGTTGTGGGGTGCCTGCAAGATGGAGAGGCACTGGGGCAAGCAACCTGGGGTGGGTATTTCTATACTTGCCGGCACTATAGAAAGATCCTGGAAGAGCAGGGATACCTTCCCAGCAGGATATGCTGTGCCAGCAGTCAAACAAGTAAAAATAAGACAAAGACTTGTGGTATTAGGAATAAAGATTTGTGGGACATGAAAAGAGACAGGGGAGATGATCAGCAAGAGATCATCAGTGCACACTGCTAAAACTTCACACCCCAATGACTTGTTTTCACAAAGGGagtgaaaaaattactttttagaAGTTGTAGCCCTAAGAATTATTCTGTCAGATGATGTATTTTGAAGTTTCCTCTCGTAGTATTCAGTAGGCTTGGTGTTTGCTAGCAAAATAATTCCTGTAAAATATTAAGTGTGGCTTTTTCAAAAGCTGTTCCTCATGCTGCCGTATGATCTTTTTCTTTAACCTGATGTGACTGTTATTGTTAAGAAGTCTTGAGGAAATCCAGTGCATTTGCTGGAATGATTTTACAAGCTGTTCTTATAACAGCACGGATatacatgaaaagaaaatagttcAGCAGTACAAAGGCTTTAGAGTTTTGGTTGAAAAACTCACAGCTGAGGTGGTTTCTGTACATAGTTAAATCCTCCAACAAAGCCTGAGGATCTGCTACACTGAGTCTTGATGTAGCATAATCACTACTGTcaatttatttaaacaaatctGTGCAACTCTCTTCTGCTttgtcttcccttttcttcccccatgAAGGTGTAACATTACGACCTGATGTTTATGGGGATAGAGGACTACAAATTTATTATAATGTATCTGACAACAAAACCTGGGAAGGTTTAGTGACAACTCTTCACACTTTTCTGACAGGTAAAAATGAGGTTTTCTGCATAATAACAAAGAAATGTGCTGACCCATCTCCCATATTAGGTCTGAGAACCTTATGTCAGTGTCTCCATTTTACATTTGTCCTCGTCAAATCAGAGATTTTGAGTGAAGGTGTATCTTCTAAAAGGGATGAGCAAATCACCTCATGAATCTATAAATGTATAGATACGTAAACATTTCTATTAAAATGAGAGTCCTGCTTCAgagcttttactttgtttcatcCTAAATGGCCTCTATAAAATAGGCCAACAGAAAgttgggggaggggggacacaaaAGTTCCTCAAAACTAGTCTCatctaaattaatttaattaattcgTCTGTGACTACAAATATCAAAGTGCCATAATAAGTCAGTAAAGCCATTGTATGCTGCCATCAGAGAGTACAGTCAAAGTACATTAGGTGCTCCATTTGCCTGTTAATATCTTAGCACATTTATATTCTTTTTGAGTTAATATTAAGTATTGTAATTCTGCATGCTTCTCACGcacatactgaaaaaaattatatttgaaacTGACTTTATATTGCCAGTCAACTCAATttgatctcctttttttttcttttgcttggatattctaaaaaaaaaaaaaaaaaactgaaccAAACCCCCAAACAGTTTAAAGTTTCTTCATTCTGTCTAATCCCAACTTCACTTGAAGTACATTTTACCATGATAAAACCTCCAGCCTGATGTTGGAATCTATAATTTGCATATGAAAAACTTCAGAgggaaatttttctttcttccttcacaCATCTAGCGTATACACCATCTGCTCAGCACCTGAACATCAACTGTACCAATAACACATACTTCATCCAGGACACCTTTGATGGCCcgaacaaaacaaaactatcCTGCAAATTTACATCAGATATGCTTCAAAACTGCTCTGGCATCACTGATCCAACTTTTGGATTTCCAGAAGGGAAACCctgttttattataaaaatgaaCAGGGTAAGTACAAGCTCAGAGTGCCAAGCAGGAAAGAATTCATTGAGAGTAACTGGAATCTCcactgaggagctgctgtgtcATCTGCTGCCACGGGTTCTAAACTCTGCTTTGTACTGGGAATAAAAAATCGTGTGCTTTTCCCTGACAGACCTCCGGAGTTTCCAGAGAAATCCTGAGACTCGTTCGCCACCCTAGGAAAGTAACAGGGCAGTGATCTCTGAACTGACTCTCTACATCTTTGGCTTTCATTTTGTTAGTGCTTCTGTAGGGCTCTCCTCCCACTAACTAGCACACAAAACAGCTTCCTCCTGCAATATTACAGTCCTGTGCCTTCAGCTGAGACATTAGGATGTGATGGTAACTGAAGTGGGTTCAGAAAGGTGATACCTTATTTCTCCAGGCTGCAAAGAAAATCTTTAGCAGAACCTATAAAGACAAAATTTAAACCTGGTGGATATTGTTCTCAGGAAAAACCACCAACACATGttttttggagaggaaaaagggaattttCTATGCATCCTTTTTTTCAGGATATAGACAAAGGCATTTGATATTTGTTTTGGGTTAAAATCCTGAACCTTCTAATTCAGTTTCAGTAGAAAGTGAAGAGCTCAGACTCCTCTCCACTTTCTGACAGGCAAAATTACTTGATTTTTGGTTTGGCTTCCACCCTAGACATTTTCAAGAATCTGTGCAAGCCCTAACTGTGAGAGAAGAGCTTTGCCCCTGATTTTGATAGGTGAAACACAAGCTTTTGCCCAAAATGTCTCCTTCAGCAAGCCTAGGTGCCAGCCTCGGCAGAGAAAAGATGGATGGATAGTGACCAGGGGGATTTCACCTCCTTTTGCCTTTGTTGCTACAGGATGTGACCCCACTAGTTTTGTAGGATCAAACCAGCACAAGGTTTTTTTGCCAAAACCAAGTTTTTCTAAGAAggttaaaattaaaagcatgaagattcagcttttcctttcttgacACATAATCAGCTGTTTTAAGAGACCCCTGGCTGCCTGGACATCAGCAAGGGCAAGTGGGACCTGTGGGTAAACAAGCTGGACTTGGAGGAGGTGCAGCACTACCTGCCCCGGCCAGGCTGGAGCCCATCTTCAGTGCCCATCCTGAGCAGAACCAAGTCCTGCTTCCTAAGTATCCAACCACAGCAGTTTTTCACGCAGGTATACAAGATGAGATGATCTGTTTGACAGAACCTTATGCAGAAACACATCAAGCATCCTTTGAAGCTCAGTTCTCAATTGTTTGCTCAGTTTTATCTCAAAACAATTTCCAAGATGACCAAATGTGTGTTTTCTATTTCAGATTGTTAAGTTTTTCCCTGGCAATGGCACTGCACCAAGGGTGAACTGCACATATGTGGTAAGGGTATGAAGTTAGTCTCACATATTTCAAGCACTGCAGCTCTGAGAGCAAGAGAACTGCAATTGTGACCAGAAAGATTACTCTTTTAGCTCTGAAAATCAGATGCCAAATACTGAGAATATTCTCAATTCTGTGCAGTTTCTTGCACCAGCAgacatgctgaaaaaaaaaaagtttgctttattttaaattacctGAAAAATAGTTCTCCTGTGTTGCAGAGAACatgtgctgtttgttttcagctcCCCACAGTGAATTCacacctcagcacagctccctcagGCTCTGCCCCCATTTCAGCAGGTTCAACTTACTGAATTCCCAACTGCTATCAAAGAACAATTGCCTGCTTTTCTTGGCAATAGCAACAGCTGGAGATTCccacttttatttgaaaaatgaaaataagactGGTGCTAAACAGACTGCTGAACTCAAGCTTTAATacacagcagcagtgaaacACTCACCCAGGGCTGGTTGACAATTTCCTCACCAATGAAGCATCTTCCTTTCCTATTTTACAAAACAGGGTGAGGAGTCTCACACGCTGGAGGTGGACTACTACCCCGTGAATGGTACCTTCAACCTGCACTACTTCCCCTACTATGGGAAAAAGGCTCAGGTAGGTGctttatgtatttaaatataattctcttctttctctttataTAAGGTGAAACACATGGAGCACCTCTGCAATCCTACAAGAACTCAAGAGAAGGCTATTTTTAagactttgtttttaaactggtagtctaaaattattttcttttctttccccccctcctaGCCCAGCTACAGCAATCCTCTGGTAGCTGTGAAATTTCTCAACATCACACGGAATACAGAACTTAAAATAGTGTGCAAAATCATTGGAGCTGGAATTACCTTTGATAATGTTCATGATCCATATGAAGGAAAAGTGgaatttaaattgaaaatagAAGACTGAGCAGCAAGAGAGACACTTCTGGAAAACGTGTTTAGGGCAAACTTAACTATTACCGCATTAAtccatatttattttctcactaTGGTTCCCATACAAATTCCAGTGCAAAGAGACATTTTCTACTGCAAGATGACTGTACAGCTAAAAATCAAGATACCACTCTGTGTGAAGGAGATGAGGATTACCTCTATGTACATAGCTTAATATTCCATGGCTACAGTACGCTACTGCCTTCATGCAAGTATCTGTACAAAGCAAGTTTCCCCCAAAGTGTGCAGCTGTGCCTTCAATGAAAATAAGTACAGGATCAATCATTTTCAATCACTTTTCAAACCATAATAAATAACTGATGCATGATACTAAACCTTGGATACTGAGAAATAATTAGGTaactagaaaaagaaatcaatactTTGAAATACTAGCAAGTAATAAAATTCTCAATCTTTTATAGGATGTATAAATCATAAAAGTATATTAAAATTATCTGTATCCCAATGCATTGGCTTTTTGTACTAGTCAGCTGAGTCAGATTTTTTTAGTTGACAAATCAATCACTGCAAAAGAAGCAAACTTGAAATCTGTCCTCTAGCTTACAGATTTCACTGTACCACTTACTTCTATGTATATAACCTAATAAAAGTGACTGGTAAGACTCTAACACCTAGTTACATCCAGGAAACAGTTCATCTAACTGTTATAGGTTGTTATTTGTTTGGTGTTTCTGTTCgtttggtgttttgttgttggttttgtgtttattgtttttgtggtggttttgtttgttttctccagtAGAACAGCTCCATATTGCATTGACGAGTTTTGGGTTACTTGCAGTAACATGGAAGATGCTGAAGTAGCACTAAGTTTTTAAGTGAATCTAAAATTTGACAAATCTATCACCTATGATACAAAGACACAAGATTGCTGTGTCTGTGTACTATGTTTATGTTAGCTAAGTCCAGGATGCTTCAGCCAGAGAAAAAacactgcacagaaaaaaaagatattcaAGAAATCATTTTGCACTTTCACTGCCTGGACATTTTAGGAAGCAAGAAGGTGTAACAGATCAACCTTCTTTACTACAGTGACATTCAGGCAGTCAGCTTGCAGACAGAATCCGGATGGAGGGGAATATTTCCTCTTCAAAACCACAAATGGCATTTGAGCCTTTCTTAGAAAAATTCTGCATTTCAAAACCAGTAGGAAAATCCATCCTCATATAcgaactttttttcccctagtcTTTCCTGTTTCAACTTTTACTTCGAAGAACTTTGCCTTTCTTCTAAGAGACAATGAAAATCAATTTTATATCCTTGTTGGAACACAGGTCTCCCACTGTGCATCTTTCCAAAATAACAtggaaaacaataaaacacTTTTGATAACAAAATAGTAACTCATGTTCAAAATTAATGCAAGATTGTCTATAAACAGACCATTTAAATATTATCAAGAAACCCAAGCACTCTTCCCTTCGTGTTCTAACAGGCAGATTCTCTGCTTGACTGTATTTAGCACCTGTGGTTTGCACATTTGAGCCAGGCAATGCAGTGGCACAAGCTCACATTCCAGTTAGCCTTACAACCAGAGCACAGGAAGACACTGAACAAGCTTCCCGTGAATTGTGTGCCTGCAAAGACAAAGCTTCAGAAGGACAGCCTAGACCAGCTTCACAAAAAGACCTTAGATGGGATAAA
Proteins encoded in this region:
- the ATP4B gene encoding potassium-transporting ATPase subunit beta; translated protein: MATLNEKKTCSERMENFRRFVWNPETKLFMGRSLINWVWISLYYLAFYVVMSGLFALSIYSLMRTINPYEPDYQDQLKSPGVTLRPDVYGDRGLQIYYNVSDNKTWEGLVTTLHTFLTAYTPSAQHLNINCTNNTYFIQDTFDGPNKTKLSCKFTSDMLQNCSGITDPTFGFPEGKPCFIIKMNRIVKFFPGNGTAPRVNCTYVGEESHTLEVDYYPVNGTFNLHYFPYYGKKAQPSYSNPLVAVKFLNITRNTELKIVCKIIGAGITFDNVHDPYEGKVEFKLKIED